A stretch of Campylobacter showae DNA encodes these proteins:
- a CDS encoding glycosyltransferase family 25 protein has protein sequence MKKLVFVISLKSDEARREKLKERFKNYGEFKLVEATDGRTMSAKEYYGYALPSLEAYDRLLSPSEIGCSLSHVCAYEEFLKSDAKFALILEDDVIGDEDGVKKAFETAAKMDEGSALICGAQDGLEGRFSAFGKKLEDDFWLVSKRSYGTIYRAAAYVLDRRAAEKILQTHKRALCVADFWRILLLQNGLKMYFSDIFAHPTDLTDSNIQAERVQRTQVKVSPLARLNSLKYVAATRFEAAILGYERIFKR, from the coding sequence ATGAAAAAATTAGTATTCGTTATCTCGCTAAAAAGCGATGAGGCGCGCCGAGAAAAGCTAAAAGAGCGGTTTAAAAACTACGGCGAATTTAAGCTCGTTGAGGCGACCGACGGCAGGACAATGAGCGCAAAGGAGTACTACGGCTACGCGCTACCTAGCCTTGAGGCTTACGACAGGCTGCTAAGCCCGTCCGAGATCGGTTGCTCGCTCTCTCATGTGTGCGCTTACGAGGAGTTTTTAAAAAGCGACGCCAAATTTGCGCTCATTTTAGAAGACGACGTTATCGGAGACGAGGATGGCGTGAAAAAGGCGTTTGAAACGGCTGCCAAGATGGACGAGGGTTCGGCTCTCATCTGCGGTGCGCAGGACGGGCTGGAGGGGCGATTTAGCGCATTTGGTAAAAAGCTGGAGGATGATTTTTGGCTAGTCTCAAAGCGCTCTTACGGCACGATTTACCGAGCGGCTGCTTACGTGCTTGATAGGCGCGCGGCGGAAAAGATCTTGCAAACGCATAAAAGGGCGCTTTGCGTGGCTGATTTTTGGCGGATTTTGCTTTTGCAAAACGGCTTAAAGATGTATTTTAGCGATATCTTCGCACATCCGACCGATCTAACAGACTCAAATATCCAAGCCGAGCGAGTGCAAAGAACGCAGGTAAAAGTCTCGCCGCTAGCTCGTTTAAATAGCTTAAAATATGTCGCCGCAACGCGCTTTGAAGCGGCAATTTTAGGCTATGAGCGAATATTTAAAAGATAG
- a CDS encoding MATE family efflux transporter, which translates to MLVNLISSIVVFIVSMGINFFLTPYILKSLGNEAYGFVGLSNAIVAYALVVTAAINSVSGRFVAYEWHRGGTRAANAYYSSVLVVNIFFCVLILLGVGIFILNLQSVLNVSDALLSDVRLTFAFYFINFCVGLFNGVISVSMFIKNKLYIISVRNAASSAILAVLIVALFYFFRPMIAYIAISALVASLFVFFTSVWVSRRITPELKFNPREFDFARIKELLKSGVYNSFNALNRVLMSGMDLFICNIFLSANATGILAVSKAAPIILESFVAQLSAIFAPKFVEHYSKSNLTALVAEAKFSMRVTAFVMSVPAAIFVAFGREFYTLWLPFKSADEISLIYNLSMITLVPIIFISYVFSLFNLDSATNKLKRPAIANTILGAGTILAQIAVLKFTDYGIYGMVAIGAALYSVRILGFDLINAALNLSLPLTTFYGVYFKNLAVFAAVCGLFFWLRNFVQISSWGEFAAYSAVLLAVGYAASLFLIFDKREQLIVINKIKSKFKR; encoded by the coding sequence ATGCTCGTAAATTTGATCAGCTCCATCGTCGTTTTTATCGTCTCGATGGGGATAAATTTTTTCCTCACGCCTTACATTCTAAAAAGCCTAGGCAACGAAGCCTACGGCTTTGTCGGGCTGTCTAACGCTATCGTGGCTTATGCTCTAGTCGTAACCGCTGCGATAAACTCGGTTAGCGGCCGTTTCGTCGCGTACGAGTGGCACAGAGGGGGCACCCGCGCGGCTAACGCCTACTACTCGTCGGTTCTAGTCGTAAATATCTTTTTTTGCGTTCTGATTTTGCTGGGTGTCGGCATTTTTATCTTAAATTTACAAAGCGTGCTAAACGTCAGCGACGCGCTGCTTAGCGACGTGCGGCTTACTTTTGCGTTTTATTTTATAAATTTTTGCGTCGGACTTTTTAACGGTGTCATCAGCGTCTCGATGTTTATCAAAAACAAGCTCTACATCATCTCCGTTCGCAACGCCGCGTCTAGCGCCATTTTGGCCGTTCTCATCGTCGCGCTTTTTTATTTTTTCAGACCGATGATCGCTTATATCGCGATCTCCGCTCTAGTCGCGTCGCTCTTTGTGTTTTTTACGAGCGTTTGGGTTTCGCGCCGTATCACTCCGGAGCTTAAATTTAACCCGCGCGAATTTGACTTTGCGCGGATAAAAGAGCTGCTAAAATCGGGCGTCTATAATAGCTTTAACGCCCTAAACCGCGTGCTTATGAGCGGTATGGATCTATTTATCTGCAACATATTTTTAAGCGCGAACGCGACGGGAATTTTAGCCGTTTCAAAGGCGGCTCCGATCATTTTGGAAAGCTTTGTGGCGCAGCTTAGCGCGATATTTGCGCCAAAATTCGTCGAGCACTACTCTAAATCAAATTTGACCGCGCTCGTAGCTGAGGCTAAATTTTCGATGAGAGTTACGGCTTTTGTTATGAGTGTGCCAGCGGCTATTTTCGTGGCTTTTGGACGCGAATTTTACACGCTTTGGCTACCGTTTAAAAGCGCGGACGAGATAAGTCTAATCTATAATCTCTCGATGATAACCCTGGTGCCGATTATATTTATCAGCTACGTTTTTTCGCTTTTTAATCTCGACAGCGCGACCAATAAACTAAAGCGCCCCGCGATAGCAAACACCATTTTGGGTGCCGGCACGATTTTGGCGCAGATTGCCGTGCTTAAATTTACGGACTACGGCATCTACGGTATGGTTGCTATCGGCGCCGCGCTTTATTCGGTGCGGATTTTGGGGTTTGACCTCATAAATGCTGCCTTAAATTTGAGCCTGCCGCTTACCACTTTTTACGGCGTTTATTTTAAAAATTTAGCCGTTTTTGCGGCCGTTTGCGGGCTGTTTTTTTGGCTGCGAAATTTTGTGCAAATTTCAAGCTGGGGCGAATTTGCCGCGTATTCGGCGGTTTTGCTTGCAGTGGGATACGCCGCGAGCTTGTTTTTGATATTTGACAAAAGAGAGCAGCTGATCGTGATAAATAAAATCAAATCGAAGTTTAAAAGATGA